The Mytilus galloprovincialis chromosome 4, xbMytGall1.hap1.1, whole genome shotgun sequence genome contains a region encoding:
- the LOC143073774 gene encoding uncharacterized protein LOC143073774 encodes MWRMILILDTFCTCMWRIILIRDTCMWRIIVIPDTCMWRIIVIPDTCIWRIIVIPDTYTCMWRIIVIPDTCMWRIIVIPDTCMRRIIVIPDTCMWRIIVIPDTCMWRIIVIPDTCMWRMIVIPDTCMWRIIVIPDTCMWRIIVIPDTCMWRIILIPDTCMWRIILIPDTCM; translated from the exons ATGTGGAGGATGATTTTAATACTAGATACATTTTGCACATGTATGTGGAGGATCATTTTAATACGAGATACATGTATGTGGAGGATCATTGTAATACCAGATACATGTATGTGGAGGATCATTGTAAtaccagatacatgtatatggagGATCATTGTAATACCAGATACAT ATACATGTATGTGGAGGATCATTGTGATACCAGATACATGTATGTGGAGGATCATTGTGATACCAGATACATGTATGCGGAGGATCATTGTGATACCAGATACATGTATGTGGAGGATCATTGTAATACCAGATACATGTATGTGGAGGATCATTGTAATACCAGATACATGTATGTGGAGAATGATTGTAATACCAGATACATGTATGTGGAGGATCATTGTAATACCAGATACATGTATGTGGAGGATCATTGTAATACCAGATACATGTATGTGGAGGATCATTTTAATACCAGATACATGTATGTGGAGGATCATTTTAATACCAGATACATGTATGTGA